AGGTCGCCAAGATCTGATCGGTCGGCGTGGCCAAGATCTGATCGGTCGGCGAGTCGGAGGGTCACGTCGACCACCCGAAGCCGGGTTGTCGGGACCACTGCGCTACCCTAGAACGTCGGCCCCAGGCCGCGCCTGACCGTGCGCGCGTGCCGAGGGCTCGTCAGCCTCCGGTGACGTCCAGCAGATCCGGTGCAGTCCACCAGATCAAGCCCCAGGAAGAGACATGCCTCCCAAGAAGAAGCTCGTCAAGACGTTCACGCTGCAGCTGCCGGCGGGCCAGGCCACGCCGGCACCGCCGGTCGGTCCGGCGCTCGGTCAGCATGGCGTGAACATCATGGAGTTCTGCAAGTCCTACAACGCGCAGACCGAGGCCCAGCGTGGCGACATCGTGCCGGCCGAGATCAGCGTGTACGAGGACCGCACCTTCACCTTCGTGCTGAAGACCCCGCCCGCCGCCCGGCTGCTGCTCAAGGCCGCCGGCGTGCCGAAGGGCTCCGGGGTGCCGCAGGCCACCAAGGTCGGTTCGGTGACCACGGCCCAGCTGCGCGAGATCGCCGAGAAGAAGATGGCCGACCTCAACGCCAACAGCATCGAGCAGGCGGAGAAGATCATCGCCGGGACCGCCCGGTCGATGGGGATCACCGTCAAGGAGTGACGTTCCGGTCCGCCGTACGGACCGGCCGACCACCGTGGGAGGGTACGCGCGTCGCGCGGCCCGCCATCGACCACAGGAGCCAGACACCATGCAGCGCAGCAAGAGTTACCGCAAAGCCAGTGACCTGATCGACCGGGCGAAGCTCTACACCCCGGCGGAGGCGGTCAAGCTGGCCAAGGACACCACCAACGTCAAGTTCGACGCCACGGTCGAGGTCGCGATGCGCCTCGGCGTCGACCCGCGTAAAGCGGACCAGATGGTCCGAGGCACCGTCAACCTGCCGCACGGCACTGGTAAGACCGCGCGGGTGATCGTCTTCGCCGCCGGTGCCAAGGCAGAGGAGGCGGTGGCCGCCGGTGCGGACGAGGTCGGCACCGACGAGCTGGTCGCCCGGATCCAGGGCGGTTGGCTGGACTTCGACGCGGCGATCGCCACTCCGGACCAGATGGCGAAGATCGGTCGGATCGCGCGGATCCTGGGCCCGCGCGGCCTGATGCCCAACCCGAAGACCGGCACGGTCACCATGGACGTCACCAAGGCCGTCTCGGACATCAAGGGCGGTAAGATCACCTTCCGGGTGGACAAGCACTCCAACCTGCACCTGATCATCGGCAAGGCGTCGTTCGGCGAGACCCAGCTGATCGAAAACTACGCGGCGGTGCTGGACGAGGTGCTGCGGGCCAAGCCGTCGGCGGCCAAGGGCAAGTACCTCAGGAAGGTCGTGCTCACCACGACCATGGGCCCGGGTGTCCCGGTGGACCCGAACGTGGTGAAGAACCTCACCGAGGCGGCCGGCGAGAGCTGAGCACACACCGGCGACATTCGGGGCTGGTCCGGCGGGTACATCGGACCAGCCCCGAATCGATTTGGTGTCGGCATCGAGTGTGCCGTACGCTTTTCTCATCCACACCCAAAGACCGCTGGTCACCGTGCCTCGGCACGGTTGAAGGTCCCGTTTCCACGGGCGGCCCGCGCAGGGGCGGAACGACGTCGAGTAGTAGCCGTCGGTCGACGGCAGCCTCGCCCCGTGCGCCTCTCGCGCCGGGGCGTTTTTCGTGGTCGCGGGATCTTCACGACCGACTCGGGCCTCCTGGGCCGGTCATCCTGACCGACCCGGCCGCCTGAGCCGGTCACCCAGCCTGGAGCACCAGAGAGGAGGGACATGGCGGACAAGCCGGTTCGAGCCGACAAGGCGACGGCGGTCGCTGAGCTGACCGAACGTTTCCGGGAGTCCGGGGCCACCGTGTTGACCGAGTACCGCGGCCTGACCGTCGCTCAGCTGACCCAGCTGCGGCGATCGTTGGGACAGAGCGCGACCTACTCGGTGGCGAAGAACACCCTGGCCAAGCGGGCCGCGTCGGACGCGGGCATCGACGGACTCGACGAGCTGTTCACCGGTCCTACCGCGCTCACCTTCGTCTCCGGCGACGTCGTCGAGGCGGCCAAGGGTCTGCGTGACTTCGCGAAGGCCAACCCGATGCTTGTCATCAAGGGTGGCGTATTCGAGGGCCGGGCGATCACCGCTACCGAGGTCACCAAGCTGGCCGACCTCGAATCCCGCGAGGTGCTGCTGGCCAAGCTGGCCGGTGCGATGAAGGCGAACCTGAGCAAGGCCGCGGCCGTGCTGCAGGCTCCGCTGTCCAAGACCGCCCGCCTGGCGGCGGCGCTGCAGGAAAAGCGCGAATCCGAGGGTACGCAGGCCTGAGTCGCCTGGTTCCCGTACACGTTGAATTGAAAGGATGCCAGCCATGGCGAAGCTCAGCACCGACGAGCTGCTCGACGCGTTCAAGGAGATGACGCTGATCGAGCTGTCGGAGTTCGTGAAGCAGTTCGAAGAGACTTTCGACGTCACCGCCGCCGCGCCGGTCGCGGTGGCCGCCGCCGGTCCGGCCGCCGCCGCGGTCGAGGCCGAGCCGGAGAAGGACGAGTTCGACGTCATCCTTGAGGCTGACGGCGGCAAGAAGATCCAGGTCATCAAGGTTGTCCGGGAACTGACCGGACTCGGCCTCAAGGAAGCCAAGGACCTGGTCGAGGCCGCGCCGAAGGCCGTTCTGGAGAAGGCCAACAAGGAAGCCGCCGACAAGGCCAAGGCGAAGCTCGAGGCGGAGGGTGCGAAGGTCACCCTCAAGTGACCTGACCCACATCGCGCGCGAAAGCGGGCGGCGATCCCCATCGGGGGTTGCCGCCCGCTTTCGTTCGAATACCCGGTGCGATTGCCCGATGATCAGGGCATTTCGCCTTCCGGCCTGCTCCGAGAGGTCGATGGAGCGCCGGCTGCCAGGCCGAAGCGTGTTGACCTAGCCGCTCGGCAGGCCTTGACGCGGCCGGTGACGGCAGGCACGCTGACTAGAGCAAAACTGATCCGTGGCTCGCCAAGAGCTTCGGGAGCGCCAAGAGCTTCCGGAGCGCCAACGGCCACCCTGCCAAGGGCATCGGGACGCCAACGGCACCGGTACGCCAACGGCGGCAGCGGTTCAGGCTTGCGACGGCCATCGCTGGGTAATGGCTCCAGCGGCGGGCGCCGACGGTGGCGCACCGCAGCAGCCAGCCCCACGAGGTCGGCGTGGAAGTGTCGCGTTCCGAGCGGCGCGTAGATGCCCCAGGATGGGCGTCCGTGTCCGGCTCCGCGATGCTCTGCGGCGACTGGCTGGACAGCGGTTAGCCGCTCGGCTACACTGCTAGTTTGCGCTGCCTTCCGACTTGCCTCGCGCCCGGAATGTCCGATCCTGGATATTTTGACCGAGGTTCTTTGGAGTGCGCGCGAAACAGCCGTCTGCAGCACCGGTCCTCGGAAGGACGCATCTTGGCAGCTTCCCGCCCTGCGAAGACCAGCCGTACGTCGAGCGCTTTCGCTCCTCGCCGGATTTCATTCGGCCGGATCACCGAACATCTCGAGGTCCCCAACCTGCTGTCCATCCAGACCGAGTCGTTCGACTGGCTGGTGGGCAACGAGGCTTGGCAGGGCCGGTCGGCTGACGACCCGCACGCACGTTCAGGCCTCGCGGAGATTCTCGACGAGATCAGTCCCATTGAGGACTTCTCTGGCACTATGTCGCTTTCCTTCTCCAGCCCACGCTTCGACGAGGTCAAGGCCTCGATCGAGGAGTGCAAGGAGAAGGACCTGACCTACTGCGCACCGCTCTTCGTGACCGCGGAGTTCACCAACAACACCACTGGCGAGATCAAGAGCCAGACGGTGTTCATGGGTGACTTCCCGATGATGACGCCGAAGGGCACCTTCATCATCAACGGCACCGAGCGTGTGGTGGTCAGTCAGCTCGTCCGGTCGCCGGGCGTGTACTTCGACAAGCAGCCCGACAAGACCTCCGACCGCGATCTGTCCAGCGTCAAGGTGATCCCGAGCCGGGGTGCCTGGCTGGAGTTCGACAT
The sequence above is a segment of the Solwaraspora sp. WMMD406 genome. Coding sequences within it:
- the rplK gene encoding 50S ribosomal protein L11, with translation MPPKKKLVKTFTLQLPAGQATPAPPVGPALGQHGVNIMEFCKSYNAQTEAQRGDIVPAEISVYEDRTFTFVLKTPPAARLLLKAAGVPKGSGVPQATKVGSVTTAQLREIAEKKMADLNANSIEQAEKIIAGTARSMGITVKE
- the rplA gene encoding 50S ribosomal protein L1, which codes for MQRSKSYRKASDLIDRAKLYTPAEAVKLAKDTTNVKFDATVEVAMRLGVDPRKADQMVRGTVNLPHGTGKTARVIVFAAGAKAEEAVAAGADEVGTDELVARIQGGWLDFDAAIATPDQMAKIGRIARILGPRGLMPNPKTGTVTMDVTKAVSDIKGGKITFRVDKHSNLHLIIGKASFGETQLIENYAAVLDEVLRAKPSAAKGKYLRKVVLTTTMGPGVPVDPNVVKNLTEAAGES
- the rplJ gene encoding 50S ribosomal protein L10, which codes for MADKPVRADKATAVAELTERFRESGATVLTEYRGLTVAQLTQLRRSLGQSATYSVAKNTLAKRAASDAGIDGLDELFTGPTALTFVSGDVVEAAKGLRDFAKANPMLVIKGGVFEGRAITATEVTKLADLESREVLLAKLAGAMKANLSKAAAVLQAPLSKTARLAAALQEKRESEGTQA
- the rplL gene encoding 50S ribosomal protein L7/L12 codes for the protein MAKLSTDELLDAFKEMTLIELSEFVKQFEETFDVTAAAPVAVAAAGPAAAAVEAEPEKDEFDVILEADGGKKIQVIKVVRELTGLGLKEAKDLVEAAPKAVLEKANKEAADKAKAKLEAEGAKVTLK